From Actinomycetota bacterium:
CTACTTTCTTATTCTACTACGAAAGCGATTTTTTAGAAATGATGCCGGATTCCTCTCCTTTATCCCGTCCTCTGCGTGGAGGTCCCCCAGACCCGCCAAACCCGCTTGTTCTTTACGAGATCCCCGAAGCGCCTGTCCCGCGGGACGCGTATATCCCGGATGAACACTTGCTGTCAACCAGCCTGTTCTTTACAAGACCCCCGAAGCGACGCCTGCGCAGCCCGACGCAACGAGGTCACGGGCGCCACGAGGTAACGCGGTCACGGGCGCCACGAGGTAACGCGGTCACGGGCGCCACGAGGTAACGAGGTCACGAGCGGCGCGAGATGAAACGCTCATGGCGGCCGTGTGGGCAGACGGGCTGACGGGGCGTGGTATATGAGGTCGCAGGGGAAGATGGCGCGGTCAGGGCTCCCGGATGCCGCGCCCGCGCGACGCTTTCAAGCTCCTTTCCAGCTCCCTGCGCGTATCGCGTTCCATGATCTCGCGGCGGCGATCGGCCTTTGCCTTGCCGCGCGCCAGCCCCAGCTCCACCTTTATCTTTCCCCTCTCGTTGAGATAAAGGCTCAACGGTATCAGGGTGTATCCCCTCTCCGCCACCTTGCCCTGCAACCGCCGCAGCTCATCCCGGCGCATGAGCAGCTTCCTCTCCCGCAGGGGAGGGTGGTTGAAGGCGCCGCCGTGGCTGTAGGGGGCGATATGCGCGTTCTCGAGAAAGAGCTCCCCTTCCCTGAAGCGCGCGAAACTGTCCCGCAGGGAAGCCTTTCCCTCCCGGATGGATTTTACCTCCGTTCCCAGCAGGGAGATACCCGCCTCGAACCTCTCCTCGACGTGATAGTCACGCCGCGCCTTGCGGTTTTCGGCGAAAGTGCGCACCCGCTTCCCCTCGTGACCTTTTCCGCTCATGGGTCCATCATAACCCAGTTCGGTGCGAGGTTCAGCAACGGATTGCTCTCACTGCTTTTACCGGCGGGGGTAAGGGTCTATAATTCCGCATTGGATTCCGCATCGGCGATCAGGCGCCGTGTAGGGGCCCGGCATACCCGACGGCGGATTCAAGGCGGCGGGTGGTTTTCCCGAGCAGGAAAGGGACGCGGCGGAAAGGCGTCGCGTTTCGCCGGGAGTGAGCAAGACCGCCCCAGGCCCAGCGGTGGCGAAGCACGGAAACGGCTCGCGGGCTGGGCCAGCGGCGCACAAGCGGAGAGCGAGAGTACTTCGTGAGGATGACATGCCCGTTAACCTGACGAAGGACATCTACCTGATAGGTAGGTCCTTCGGGTCCAACATCTACCTGATAACCGGCAACGGCCTCACCCTCGTGGACGCGGGTTTTCCGGTCGACCTTCCCGCCATCCACCTGGGATTACGCCGCATGGGCGCCACGCCCCGGGACCTGGATCTTATCGTGGCGACGCATTACCACGGCGATCACGTGGGGACGGTGGCCGGGTTGCGGAAGAGATACGGCCTCCGAACCGCCATCCACGAGGACGACGCGCCCTTCGCCCGGGGAACGGTTCCCTACGAGCGCTTCGAGGTGGAGACCTCGAAGCTGATCTTTTACATGTCACTCTGGCCCTTTTTCCGTTACCGTCCCTTTGAGGTGGACCGCACGTTGCGTGACGGGGATTTTCTCGATCTCGCGGGAGGGCTCGAGATCATACACGCTCCGGGGCACACGGCGGGCAGCATATGCCTCTACCAGGAAGAAAGGGGCATACTTTTCAGCGGGGACCTGATCCGCAACGAGAACGGCGTTCTGGAGGGGCCGCCGCAGCAATTCACCCCCGATCCAGAGGCGGCCTGTCGCTCCCTGGAAAAGATCTCCGGGATCGATTTCGACATACTGCTTCCAGGCCACGGTGAGGCCATCCTGGGCGGCGCCGGTCCCCTTTTCCGTTCGCGCCTTTCCCGGGGCGAGATCTGGCCGTTGAACTCCTGAGCGCCCCCCCTCGGAGCGTGACGCGGCGAACGTGGAGGCCACGCACCCACCCGGCATGACCCGCTCCCATGGGACCACTCCGTGAGGCATGGCGGGCCGCCATCTTGATACCCTACCCGACCTGGCCCGGGTAACTATAGGTTCGCTCGTATCACGCCTCTATTGAACCAACCACCCAGGCCGGGTCCGGGGGTCGGGCGAGCGACATCGCAAGCGGCCTTCATATTCCCACCCAACTAGCCCGGGGAACTACAGGGTCGGTCGCAGCGAGGACGCCTTACCCAAGGCCTCGGATTTACGAGAAAGGAACGCGGCGCCGAGCGAGACCGTTACCCTGAGGCCCCGGGCCGGAAGAAGGACGGATTCCCACCCAGCAAGCCCGGGGAACTACAGGGTCGGTCGCAGCGAGGACGCCTTACCCAAGGCCTCGGATTTACGAGAAAGGAACGCGGCGCCGAGCGAGACCGTTACCCTGAGGCCCCGGGCCGGTAGAAGGAAAGGTACGCGGCGCCGACCGAGACCGTTACCCGGCGGCCCGGCCGCCGTAAAGAGTCCTACACCCGCGCATCAGGCGCGAGATGAGCTCCGGCCTACGTGCCCGTGGGCCCTGTGCCCGCGAGCAGTAAGACCGCGGGGACCTCGGGTGTGCGCATGGTTTACAATAATCGCGTTGGCGGGCCGTGCTACAATCGTTGCACGTTTCCGCCCGTGCGGCCATGACGGCCATGAGGAGGATTAAGGCCGTACGGGAGAAAACGGACGGAAACGACCCACAAGGACAGGGATGCATAAGGAGCGGGAGAACAGGCATGAATTCGCGCAAAAGGAAAGGCGCCTGGATGACTGGAGCGAGGGATTGAACGAGGCACCCATCGGAATGTTCGACTCCGGCGTGGGGGGACTCACGGTGATGCGGGCGGTGATGCGCAGGTTGCCGGCGGAGTCCATCGTCTATTTCGGCGACAACGCACGCGGGCCCTACGGTCCCCGGGAGATTCCGGAGATCCGCCGTTTCGCGGTGGAGATCGCCTCCTTCCTGGAGTCGCTGGGGGTGAAGATAATCGTGGTCGCCTGCAACTCGGCCACCTCCGCCGGGCTCCTCGAGGTGCAGCGCAGGTGCAATGTGCCGGTGCTGGGGGTGGTGGAGCCGGGGGCCAGGGGAGCCGTGCAGGCCACGCGCAACCGGCGCATCGGAGTCATCGGGACCGTGGCCACCATCCGCAGCCGCGCGTACCAGAAAGCCATCCACGCGCTGGACGCGGGGGCGCACGTCCATTCCCGCGCCTGTCCCACCCTGGTGGATTTCGTGGAACGCGGCGAGGTGGAAGGCGGCAGGGTGGAGGAGGAGGTGTCCCGTTACCTTGCTCCCCTGCGCGCGAGGGGGGTCGACACCCTCGTACTGGGCTGCACCCACTACCCCCTGCTGCGGCCGGTGATCGCAAGGGTGATGGGAAACGGCGTGCGCCTGATAAGTTCCGACGAGGAGGTGGCCAGGGAGGTGGAGGAAAACCTTGCCAGGCGGGGATACCTGCGGGAATGCGGACGCTCTCCCGATTACCGCTTCATGTGTTCCGGCGACGTAGGGCAGGCCGTTTCCCTTGGAAGGATATTCCTGGGACCCGAGGTGGAGAAGGTGGAGAGGGTGGAGCTTCCCCTGGGGGGCACGAGGCCATGAGGCTGGACGTGCTGGGCGCAAGCGGCACCTATCCCCGTCCGGGCGGGGCCTGCAACGGGTTCCTGGTGCGGGACGGGGACGCGAAGCTGGTGGTGGACCTGGGAAACGGATGCCTCTCCAACCTGCTGCAGCTGGTAGA
This genomic window contains:
- a CDS encoding glutamate racemase, which gives rise to MNEAPIGMFDSGVGGLTVMRAVMRRLPAESIVYFGDNARGPYGPREIPEIRRFAVEIASFLESLGVKIIVVACNSATSAGLLEVQRRCNVPVLGVVEPGARGAVQATRNRRIGVIGTVATIRSRAYQKAIHALDAGAHVHSRACPTLVDFVERGEVEGGRVEEEVSRYLAPLRARGVDTLVLGCTHYPLLRPVIARVMGNGVRLISSDEEVAREVEENLARRGYLRECGRSPDYRFMCSGDVGQAVSLGRIFLGPEVEKVERVELPLGGTRP
- the smpB gene encoding SsrA-binding protein SmpB, with translation MSGKGHEGKRVRTFAENRKARRDYHVEERFEAGISLLGTEVKSIREGKASLRDSFARFREGELFLENAHIAPYSHGGAFNHPPLRERKLLMRRDELRRLQGKVAERGYTLIPLSLYLNERGKIKVELGLARGKAKADRRREIMERDTRRELERSLKASRGRGIREP
- a CDS encoding MBL fold metallo-hydrolase; protein product: MPVNLTKDIYLIGRSFGSNIYLITGNGLTLVDAGFPVDLPAIHLGLRRMGATPRDLDLIVATHYHGDHVGTVAGLRKRYGLRTAIHEDDAPFARGTVPYERFEVETSKLIFYMSLWPFFRYRPFEVDRTLRDGDFLDLAGGLEIIHAPGHTAGSICLYQEERGILFSGDLIRNENGVLEGPPQQFTPDPEAACRSLEKISGIDFDILLPGHGEAILGGAGPLFRSRLSRGEIWPLNS